A stretch of the Vanacampus margaritifer isolate UIUO_Vmar chromosome 6, RoL_Vmar_1.0, whole genome shotgun sequence genome encodes the following:
- the syt1b gene encoding synaptotagmin-1b: protein MWGGEKRALVSPDITAIWTFEILSYEECNMSGTQQAVPIIPTKAAQWPNATENQTHPAGQSAHKFMSEPHQTHKSSWVVAAFCIVSLCVLLSFGVCAWKKCVKKDKDKKKGKEKSKGGDIDTENDGRDKEPLKVESKKETELSDIQPKEDEKLGKLHFTLDYNFTDNMLVVGILQAAGLPAMDVGGSSDPYVKVYLLPDKKKKFETKVHRKTLEPDFNETFTFKVPYTELGGKTLVMTVYDFDRFSKHDAIGVVKIPMSGVDFSQSLQEWRDLQKAEKEESERLGDICLSLRYVPTAGKLTVVILEAKNLKKMDVGGLSDPYVKIHLMLNGKRLKKKKTTIKKNTLNPYYNESFSFEVSCEQIEKVQVAVTVLDYDKIGKNDAIGKVLLGGSIAGTEHHHWSDMLANPRRPIAQWHSLQPEDDINALISKK from the exons ATGTGGGGGGGTGAAAAAAGAGCACTTGTGAGTCCGGACATCACTGCTATTTGGACATTCGAGATATTg TCCTATGAGGAGTGCAACATGTCGGGAACCCAGCAAGCTGTTCCGATCATCCCGACGAAAGCCGCCCAATGGCCCAACGCCACCGAAAACCAAACACATCCTGCAGGCCAAAGTGCTCACAAGTTCATGAGTGAGCCTCACCAAACCCACA aATCATCGTGGGTGGTGGCGGCCTTCTGTATTGTGAGCTTGTGTGTATTGCTTTCCTTCGGCGTGTGCGCATGGAAGAAATGTGTGAAAAAGGACAAGgacaagaaaaaaggaaaagagaagAGCAAGGGAGGAGATATTGACACGGAAAATGATGGCCGGGACAAAGAG ccACTAAAAGTCGAAAGCAAGAAGGAAACGGAGTTATCAGACATCCAGCCAAAGGAGGATGAGAAGTTGGGCAAACTACATTTCACCTTGGACTACAACTTCACTGATAATATG CTCGTAGTGGGCATCTTACAGGCCGCCGGGCTTCCTGCCATGGACGTGGGCGGAAGCTCGGACCCTTACGTTAAAGTCTATCTGCTAccggacaaaaagaaaaagtttgaaacCAAAGTTCACAGAAAGACTCTGGAACCCGACTTCAATGAGACGTTCACATTTAAg GTACCGTACACAGAGCTGGGGGGCAAAACGCTGGTGATGACCGTGTACGACTTTGACCGCTTCTCCAAGCACGACGCCATCGGGGTGGTGAAGATCCCCATGAGCGGCGTAGACTTCAGTCAATCGCTGCAGGAGTGGCGGGATCTGCAGAAGGCGGAAAAAGAGGAG AGTGAGCGGCTCGGAGACATTTGTTTATCCTTGAGGTATGTTCCGACAGCGGGGAAGCTGACTGTAGTGATTCTGGAGGCCAAAAACCTGAAGAAAATGGATGTGGGTGGATTATCGG ACCCTTATGTGAAGATCCACTTAATGCTGAATGGGAAAAGacttaagaaaaagaaaaccacCATCAAGAAGAACACTTTGAATCCTTACTACAATGAGTCATTCAGTTTTGAAGTGTCGTGTGAACAAATAGAG AAGGTGCAGGTAGCAGTGACCGTGCTGGACTATGACAAGATTGGGAAAAACGACGCCATCGGGAAAGTACTGCTGGGCGGGAGCATCGCTGGAACCGAGCATCATCATTGGTCGGACATGCTCGCCAACCCGAGGCGGCCAATCGCGCAGTGGCACAGCCTTCAACCGGAGGACGACATCAATGCGCTGATTTCGAAAAAATGA
- the bbs10 gene encoding BBSome complex assembly protein BBS10 — translation MPPPVQHLHQKHVLQTVCALEAVVLRTFGPEGGQVLFTRDNGHAMLSRSGTQILTVLRLENPLARMMVECVWKHSGNTGDGSKSFILLLASLLRTIYTAASKEPNVSRVYNSREAAESATARRLADQMLAFALEKLDDLITVALAPYGFRLSAEDLTTSVQSASNSDEIHVELLMTSFFRTRLGCAHCDFMGKLVFKLLCNWNCKNNKCPASDKIRSFQGSVDVNSNSSKSDLCSWPLQFLNDNFPALHTSASGFPVSCSRLIEGQVIHRDFATYFHGNHQHPVKAVVFTISLQPKWLDASDMLEIGNGTHGKSIMHFSAWMESSLEQIFATLQTLGVSILLSAVKQSEAVLTLATQAEMCVVECVDEDELALFLHLSGVSAVSDCQGIQPEHIASLAFCRPILLGAHRYVHVAFPDTREEKPCSIIICGLGEGQTEQYAAAVQDVFRMLRTTWEPLGATVKDPSSIVPGCVIPAGGTFEILLHHALLQHGRSHACSKDIPVVYRLLADALLYFARHIHSNNPRRFLQIQSRVCSFYRNPFHTDGVLCEPEISRANHGEKSSQGVTKPSMNLLSGLESVSCKYHLILSVLQCVKSLLRVDTVLHISTELHPKSLKVNNSSEDED, via the exons ATGCCACCACCAGTGCAGCACCTCCACCAGAAACATGTCCTGCAAACAGTGTGCGCGCTGGAGGCTGTGGTCCTGCGCACCTTTGGCCCCGAGGGAGGACAGGTGCTTTTCACCCGAGACAACGGTCATGCGATGTTGAGCCGCAGCGGGACACAAATTCTCACGGTGCTACGACTTGAGAACCCGCTCGCCAG GATGATGGTTGAGTGCGTCTGGAAGCACAGCGGCAATACAGGGGATGGCTCCAAATCCTTTATCCTTCTTTTGGCGTCGTTGTTACGCACCATTTACACAGCAGCTTCTAAGGAGCCAAATGTATCTCGCGTCTATAACTCAAGGGAAGCAGCCGAGTCCGCCACTGCCAGGCGCTTGGCTGACCAAATGCTGGCTTTTGCGTTGGAGAAGCTGGATGATCTGATTACGGTTGCATTGGCTCCTTATGGATTCCGTCTGTCAGCGGAGGATTTGACCACAAGCGTGCAATCGGCATCGAACTCAGATGAGATTCACGTTGAACTGTTGATGACATCTTTCTTTCGTACTCGTTTGGGATGTGCCCACTGTGACTTCATGGGAAAGCTCGTTTTCAAACTGCTCTGCAACTGGAactgtaaaaataacaaatgtccCGCATCAGACAAGATCAGGAGTTTTCAAGGTAGTGTGGATGTAAACTCAAATAGCTCAAAATCAGATTTATGTTCTTGGCCACTCCAGTTCCTAAATGACAATTTCCCTGCTCTGCATACATCGGCGTCTGGCTTTCCTGTTAGTTGTTCACGTTTGATTGAGGGACAAGTCATCCACAGGGACTTTGCGACATACTTCCATGGCAATCACCAGCATCCAGTCAAGGCGGTGGTTTTTACCATATCCCTGCAACCCAAATGGCTCGACGCAAGTGACATGCTGGAGATCGGGAATGGAACACACGGCAAGAGCATCATGCACTTTAGCGCCTGGATGGAAAGCTCACTGGAGCAGATTTTTGCCACCCTTCAGACACTTGGAGTCTCCATCCTGCTGTCTGCCGTCAAGCAGTCTGAAGCTGTCCTGACTTTAGCGACACAGGCGGAGATGTGCGTCGTGGAGTGCGTCGACGAAGATGAACTTGCGCTCTTCCTCCACCTGAGCGGGGTCTCTGCTGTCTCAGACTGTCAGGGGATCCAACCAGAACATATTGCTTCTTTGGCATTTTGTCGACCAATTCTTCTGGGAGCCCATAG ATACGTTCACGTGGCTTTTCCAGATACCAGAGAAGAGAAACCCTGTAGTATCATCATCTGTGGCTTGGGCGAAGGGCAAACGGAGCAATATGCAGCTGCCGTTCAGGATGTTTTCCGGATGCTGCGAACAACATGGGAGCCACTGGGAGCAACTGTTAAAGATCCATCCTCTATTGTGCCAGGCTGCGTCATACCCGCTGGTGGTACTTTTGAGATTCTCTTACACCACGCCCTCCTACAACATGGCCGCTCTCATGCCTGTTCTAAAGACATACCTGTTGTTTACCGGCTCTTGGCAGACGCATTATTGTATTTTGCCCGACATATTCACTCCAACAATCCAAGACGTTTCTTACAGATTCAATCACGAGTCTGCAGCTTTTATCGGAATCCTTTCCATACTGATGGAGTGTTATGTGAGCCAGAGATTAGCCGAGCAAATCATGGTGAGAAAAGTTCTCAAGGAGTCACTAAACCAAGTATGAATTTGTTATCAGGACTTGAATCTGTTTCCTGTAAATATCATCTCATTTTGTCTGTGCTGCAGTGTGTCAAAAGCCTCCTTCGAGTGGACACTGTACTGCACATTTCTACCGAATTGCACCCAAAATCACTCAAAGTTAATAATTCCTCTGAGGATGAAGACtga